The Faecalibacter bovis genome includes the window CATCGCACCAATACGTCCGTCCATCATATCTGATGGCGCAACGAAATCAGCACCAGCTTCTGCATGAGATAAAGTCATTCGAACCAAAGCATCAACCGTTTGATCATTTGCAACTTGTCCATTTTCAATGATACCATCATGACCGAAAATAGAATAAGGATCTAATGCAACGTCTGGCATTACAATCATATCAGGACAAGTATCCTTAATTAATTTGATTGTATTTTGCATTAATCCATTCGGATTCCATGCCTCTTTTCCTGTATTATCTTTTAAGTTATCGCTAACTTTACAATATATGTTTACAGATTTAATTCCTAAATCCCAAGCTTCTTTTACTTCTTTCTTTACATTATCTAAAGAATTACGGTAAATACCTGGCATTGATGGCACTTCCACCTTTACTCCTTCACCTTCAGCAATAAATAATGGCATGATAAAATCATTAGTTGTTAAATGATTTTCACGAACCATACTACGAATAGATTCGTTTTTACGAAGTCTTCTATGTCTGTTATAAATGAACATTTTATTATTCTTAGAATTTAAACAAAGTTACTTGTTTTTGTTTATAATTTCTGAATGAATAATATCAATTCTATTTATGATAATATTCAACTTTTTTCAATTCATTAATGGAATAAAAATTGATTTAAATAAGTAAACATCATTTATGAGAAAAAACAATTTACTATTATTTAGCACAATTGCACTATCAACTCTTTTATTCTTATCTTCTTGTAGTGTAAAAGTTCCTGATCATGTAAAACCAGTATCATATTTTAACTCCAAAGATTATAGCGGAAAATGGTATGAAATTGCACGTTTTGATTTCAAATACGAAAAAGATATGAGCAATGTAACTGCTGAATATACGATAAATGAAGATGGATCTATCAAAGTTGTAAATCGTGGTTTTGATTACATCAAAAATGAATGGAAAGAAAAAATTGGAAAAGCTAAATTCAATGGACCAATCACACAAGGTGCTCTTAAAGTTTCATTTTTTGGACCTTTTTATGCCGGTTATAATGTGGTTGCAATGGATCCTAATTATCAAACAGCTTTAGTTTTTGGTGAAAGTACAGACTACATTTGGATTTTATCTCGAACTAAAACAATATCAGAAGAAACTAAACAAAATTACTTAAAGAAAGCCAAAGAAGCTGGATATGATTTAGATCGTTTAGTGTGGACAGAACATGACAAAGATTAATAACTAATCAATTTGTTAAACCATTTTTTAAAAATATCTTTGCAGTATGCGAATAGATATTATCACAGTTTTACCTGAATTATTAGTAAGTCCCTTTTCAGCCTCAATTATGAAAAGAGCGCAAGACAAAGGTTTAGCTGAAATTCATGTACATGATTTAAGAGAATTTGGTAAAGGTAGATACCGCCACGTTGATGATTATCCTTATGGTGGAACTTCTGGAATGGTGATTATGTGTGAACCATTAGATAAAATGATTACCAAATTGAAAGATGAACGTGAATATGATGAAATCATTTATTTAACGCCAGATGGTGAAACATTAAACCAAAATATGGCAAATAATTTATCATCTGCAGGTAATTTGATGATGATTTGTGGTCATTACAAAGGGATTGATCAACGTATTCGTGATATGTATGTGACAAAAGAAATTTCGATTGGAGATTATGTACTTTCTGGTGGAGAATTTGGAGCAATTATTTTAGCTGATTCAATTATACGATTAATTCCAGGTGTAATTGGTGATGAAACTTCTGCTCTGTCAGATTCATTTCAAGATAATTTATTAGCGCCACCTGTTTATACACGTCCATCAGATTATAAAGGGCATAAAGTCCCTGATGTTTTACTTTCAGGTAATTTTCCTAAAATTGAAGAATGGTTACACGAACAAGCAATTGAACGTACAAAAGAAAGAAGACCAGATTTACTGAAATAATATAAAGCCTCAATTTATTGAGGCTTTTTCTTTATCTTAGAATTTCTATTGTAGAATATGAAAGCTATTGTAATTGGTGCCACTGGCGCAACTGGAAAACCTTTAGTGCAAGAATTAATTAATGATTCTAATTATCAAGAAATCGTAATTCTTGTACGTCGTGATGCTAAAATTTCACATCCAAAAGTGAAGCAAATCATTGTAGATTTTGATCAACTCGAAAATTATGCTGATTTCATCAAAGGAGATGTTGCATTTTCGTGTTTAGGTACAACGCTAAAAGATGCTGGGAGTAAAGAAAGACAACGAATTATTGATTATAATTACCAATTAAAATATGCAGAAATTGCTAGTCATAATCAAGTCAATTCTTTTGTTTTAGTTTCTAGTATGAATGCTGATAGTAATTCAAAAATCTTTTACTCTAAAATAAAAGGTGAACTTGAAGATGAAATTAAAAAATTAAATTTCGAACAATTAATTATTTTTCAACCAGGACTATTACAACGCCCAAATAGTAACCGTTTTGGCGAAAATTTTGGTGTAAAAGCTATTCATTTATTAAATTCATTTGGATTACTAAAAAAATATAATCCGCTAAAAGTTGAAGATTTAGCAAAATCTTTAGTCCGTTCAGTTACAAAATATCCAAAAACAAAAATTACAATTAATACCTTAAAAGGACTTCCTTTACTCCTACTTGTTTTCATGCTTTCATGCGAATCGAAATCTGGTCATAAAGATTCAAATCCTATACAATCCACTGAAATTTCTCAAGAAAATAAAAGAAATTTTATCAATACAAACGGGAGTACTATTTTGGATAGATATAATACTCCAGACGGAACGGAAAGAGAAAATTACAGCGAATCTGATTTCGGTTATTTCTTGCAAAATTTACCCTTAAAACCTTATGGAAGTAGCGTTTTATATTATTCTGGAGAAGAAAAAGACAACCAAAATGTATATAATGCAGTAATTGATTTACCAATTGGAACGAAAGATTTGCATCAATGTGCAGATGCAGCCATGCGTTTACGTGCAGATTATTTATATCAACAAAAACTTTACAAAAATATCGCATTCAACTTCGTTTCGGACGGACAACCACGATATTACACAGAATATGTAAACGGAGATTATTCTGAATCGAAATATTGGGAATATTTAGAACATGTATTCAATTATGCCAATACGGCTTCATTAAAAAATCAATTACCATCTGTTTCTTATCAAAATATAAAAATTGGAGATATTCTGATTCAAAAAGGAAATCCTTATGGTCATGCGGTAATGGTTGTTGATTTAGCTAAAAATGATACTGAAACATATGTTTTAATTGCACAAAGCTACATGCCAGCGCAAGAGTTACAAATTTTAAATAATCCAAATACTTCAGATGAATCGCCTTGGTATAAAATTCAAGAAGGAAATATTTATACACCTGAATGGAATTTCACAAGTGATGATTGGAAAACTTGGGAGTAATTTTATTGAAGATTAAACGTATTTTTGCAAAAATATCACCTGCATGAATTCACAGAACGGAACTCGTTATTTAGAGGAAGTTTTAGCCATACAACAAACTAACAAGCCAATAGTTTCTAAATATTTAGACCTAAAACGTGTGGTTGAAAATTTGGCTTTCGAATTAACTAAAAACGAAAGTTTACAATTCTCGAATCTTTTCTCTAAACTTTCGTTTATTTGTAATACATACAAAGTTTCTACAAAAATTCATTCGTTTCGTGCAACAGTTAAAAAAGTCGAAACACAATCTTATCAGCCAGAAGAATTAGAATATTTTACACATTTAATGTATGTTTCGGAGTTTATTGCTTCAATTTACGAAGTCATGACTCCTGCAGAATTAATGTACTTTTTTCCTGCAAAAGCCTATTATACAAATAAAATCACTACGCGCAAACGCATTAAAAAAATGCGTGTTCAGGTGATTGAAATTAAGATGGATTGTTTGATTTGTGATTACGAAGAAGTTGAAGACGGCGAATATATTACAGTTCGAATTGATGAAGATGGAATCAATGAACGTTTTAAATCAACTTCTAAATTCTGGATTGGCGCACAACTGAATTTGATTAATGTTTCGGTTGATGAAGAAGATATTTATCACCCAAGATTTATCATTTTAGAACCTGATTATTTAATCAATATTTCCTCTATTGCTGAATGTTTCCAAGATTATGGAACTTCTCCTATGCAATTTATTAAAAGCAAATTTGAAGAATCTCCGAATTCAAAACACATCCGATTAGGAAATTTTGCCAATCAAGTTGTTGATGCTTTAACCACTGAAGGAATTGAAAACACAGATTTCGATGAGCTTTTTATGGAAGATTTTAAAACAAATCCGTTAGAATTTTCGTCTTGTGAAGACTTAACTAATTCAGAAAAATTTAAAGAATATTACCAAGAAGCCAAAGGCCATTACGATCGTATAAAAAAAGTAATGGAAGAAGATTTTAAAAAGTATGATATTTCATTAGATCGCATCCTTTTAGAACCTTCTTTTTTGTGTGAACAATTTGGGATTCAAGGTCGTTTAGATATTTTAGATTTAAATCCTGATGGTAAAAATAAAATTATAGAATTAAAATCTGGAAGTGCTCCTTTTGGAGATCATGAAGGTGTGAAAATTAAGCCAAATCATGCGGTTCAGTTATTTTTATATTATCAAATAATTGGTGTATTATTCGATTTAGAATTTAAAGATATTGCGAATCATACTGATGGTTACATTTTCTATTCTAAAGTTTATTCTGGAAATTTACGTTACGACAAACCTAATTTAAGTCGAGTTCAATCGATCTTAGATTTAAGAAATTTAATCATTATTAATGAACATATTTTAAGTTCTGGTGATAGAAATTTAACTGAAAATTTAATTAATCAAGTTAATGTAAATGAGCTAATTAAGTTAAAAAACTTAAACCCAAAGTTTAAGGAATTAGTTGGTAATCAGATAGAAGCATTTCAGCTTCCGATAAAAACAAGCACACCCTTAGAAAAAGAATATTTCTATAGTTTTGCAAGCTTTATTGCGAAAGAACAATATTTGGGGCAATTAGGACTTGGACAATCAAATTCGAATAACGGATTAGCAAGTTTGTGGTTGAATACATTTGATGAAAAAGCTAGAAATTATGAAATCATTTATGATTTAGTGATTCAAGAAAATTCTATTCATCAAGACAAACGACAAATTGTTTTGAAGCGTACCAATCCGGCAAACGATTTTATATCAATTCGCGAAGGAGATATTTGCGTACTATATCCAAGAAACAACAATGGAGAAACAGCATTATCAAATCAAATTTTTAAATGTACAATTCGTTCAATTAAAAAAGATTCAATCACACTTCAATTCAGATATAAACAACCAAATACTCACTTCTTTGACACATTAGGAACTGATACCAAATGGGCTTTAGAACGTGATTTTATGGATAATTCATTCATATCAATGTATAGAAATATTTATGCATTTATGAAAAGTAAATCCGACACCAAACAATTATTACTTAATCAACGAGAACCAATTAATCCTTTGGATTATAATTTCCATAAAGATTATTTATCTGAAGAACAAAATCGCATCTTGAAAAAAGCACTTTCTTGCGAGGATTATTTCTTATTAAATGGCCCTCCAGGAACGGGTAAAACTTCAATCATCATCAATGAATTGGTCAAAGAATTATACCAAAATTCTAAGTCCAATATATTGCTGTTAGCCTATACCAATCGTGCCGTAGATGAATTGTGTGAAAGTATAAATGATGCAATTGATGATTCAATCAACCAGAAATTTATTCGAATCGGAAGCGAATTAACAACTTCGCCTGAACATCATAAAAATTTATTGAATGTTATTATTCGTAAAAAAGAAGAAGAATTAAAACAAATTGGCGAAAAATTTACTCGTAAAACAATTATTGATTTAATTCAAAATCAACGAATTTTCATTTCAACAGTGGCTTCTATTACCAATAAATCGGATATTTTAAAGCTTAAAAAATTCGATACGATTATTATTGATGAAGCTTCACAGATCTTAGAACCTCAAATCATTGGAATTTTACCAAAAACTAAACGCTTTATTATGATTGGAGATCATAAACAATTACCTGCTATTGTTTTACAATCTCCTGAATTATCTAAAACAAATTCTGAAAAACTAGAAGAAATCGGATTAGTAAACCGTAAAAATTCTTTATTTGAAAGATTATATGAGTTTTGTGAGAAAAATAAATATGAAAATGCCTACGATCAATTAACTTATCAAGGTCGTATGCATTACGAAATTGCTGATTTTCCGAACCAACATTTTTATGGAGGAAAGTTGAACGTAGCTTATGATTTGGAACATTTAAATAATGATGCAAAGCAAAATTTAGCTCGACAACGTGCAGAATTGAATTTAAAATCGTTTGAAAACAATCATTTGCAAGAGCTTTTAACAACTAAACGTTTTGCATTTTTAGAAGTTGAAGAGCATCCATCGTTACCAAAAACAAATTACCAAGAAGCTGATTTGGTTGTTGAATTGGTAAGAGAAATTATTAAAATATATAACTTCAATCAAAAAGAATTCAATCCTAAAAAGACGATCGGTATTATTGCTCCATTTAGAAATCAAATTGCTTTAATAAAACAAAAATTAGAATTAGCTAACATTCCTGATTTCGACCAAATTACGGTAGATACAGTTGAACGTTACCAAGGAAGCCAACGAGATATTATCATTTATAGTTTTGCTGTAACACATTTTGCACAGTTAAATTCTTTAGTTAATATGAATGATAATGGTGATGTTGATAGAAAATTAAATGTGGCTTTAACTAGAGCGAAGGAACAATTATTCTTGATTGGGAATAAATATATTCTAAAAGAAAATCAAATCCTTAATAATTTGATTTTCTACTTAGATTATCGTCAGTCATTACTGACAGTAAGTTTAATTTAGTTAGTTTGTGATGCAAATATAGGTAGTCATTTAATTAAAAATATACCTATATATGTGTAATTTGTTATTTATTAAATATTTTAAAATGATATAAATTTTAGGCAAATCAGGAGGATTATCTTTCTTTATTCAAGCTAGTTTCGTTAAATTTGCATAACTATTTTACAGTTTATTATGTTGTATCAAAGAAGTAGTGCATTATTTGCAGATGCACAAAATTATATACCAGGAGGAGTTAATTCACCTGTAAGAGCATTCAAATCAGTTGGTGGAACTCCAATTTTCATTTCTAAAGCAGAAGGTGCATACATTTACGACGAAGATGGTCGTGATTATGTAGATTATATCAATTCTTGGGGTCCAATGATTATTGGTCATACTCATCCAGAAGTTTTATCAGCTACGGTTGAGCAAATGAAGAAAGGTTTTTCTTTCGGAACTCCAACTGAATTAGAAACTGAAATTGCTAAACTTATTACATCTGTTGTACCAAACGTAGACATGGTTCGTATGGTAAATTCAGGTACAGAAGCTTGTATGTCTGCAATTCGTTTAGCACGTGGTTACACTAACCGAGATAAAATTGTAAAATTTGAAGGTTGTTATCACGGACATTCAGATTCATTTTTAATCAAGGCTGGTTCTGGCGCTGCAACATTCGGAAACCCAAATTCTCCAGGAGTTACACAAGGAACAGCAAAAGATACATTATTAGCAGAATATAATAATTTAGAATCTGTTAAAACTTTATTTGAACAAAATAAAGGTGAAATTGCTGCAATAATTGTTGAGCCAATTGCAGGAAACATGGGATGTGTTGTACCAAAAGAAGGTTTCTTAGAAGGATTACGCACTTTATGTACTGAAAACGGAGCCTTATTAATTTTTGATGAAGTAATGACTGGTTTCCGCCAAGCAATGGGTGGTGCACAAGAAAGATTAAACATCAACGCAGATATTGTTGCTTTTGGTAAAGTTATTGGTGGTGGATTCCCAGTAGGTGCATTTGCTGCTCGTAAAGAAATCATGAGCCATTTAGCTCCACTTGGTCCTGTTTATCAAGCAGGTACATTATCAGGAAATCCGATTGCAATGCGCGCTGGTTTTACAACTTTAAATATCATTAATAACGATCGCGAATTATTTAATCGTATAGATAAAACAACTGAAATTTTAGATATTGAAATTTCTAAAATCTTAGCAGAAAAAGGAATCGCACATCATACCAATCGTTTAGGTTCGATGTTCTCAGTTTTCTTTACAGAAGATAAAGACATCAATAATTTTAATGACGTTGCTACAAAATGCAACCACGAAACATTTAATAAATTTTTCCATCATTTATTATCAAATCAAGTTTACATTGCTCCATCTGGATATGAAACTTGGTTTATTTCTGATGCAATCAAAGATGCTGAAATTAATAAAACTTTAGAAGCTGTAAGAAGTTTCGAATTATAAAATACTTCTCTATTAGAAAGATAAAAAGCAGATTCAAAATTGAATCTGCTTTTTTATTTTTATAAACTAAAATCTCCTAAATGATCCATTTCGGTAGAAAATGAAAGTACCTTTGTAGCAAATTTTTCTAATGATTTTTGTTGAATATCAGATAAAAAATTATTTTTAAATTGATCCAAAGTCAAATCGTCATTTACAAAAAACTGGATAGAATATGTTTGAAATCCTGGTTCTGCATGTGAAGTAATTTGACCTAATCTGGCTCCTAAAAAACACTTCGTATTTAGATAATCATTTATGTGCGTTTCTTTAAACCACGGCAACCACTCATCGTGTACACTATCTTCAACAACAAAAGTTGTATTATATAATATCATATTTCAATTTTTTACAAAGATACACCACTTTTTGAATCCTAATAAATACTAAATTATATCATCATTATTAATATTTATCATTAACTTTAGGCATTATTCATAAAAAACAGAAATGAACAATACGCAAAAATTTATACAAGAAAATAAAGATAGATTTCTTGATGAATTAATCGAATTACTTAAAATACCTTCAATTAGTGCAGATACAGCTTATACACAGGATGTTATAAATACTGCTGATTTAATCGCTAAATATTTAACAGACGCTGGTGCTGATAATGTAGAAATTTGTGAAACTGAAGGTTTCCCAGTTGTTTATGGAGAAAAAATTGTAGATCCTACAAAACCAACTGTTTTAGTGTACGGACACTATGATGTACAACCAGCTGATCCTTTAGAATTATGGGAATCAGGACCTTTTGAACCTGTTATCAAAAAAACAGAAATTCATCCAGATGGAGCAATTTTTGCACGTGGATCTGCTGATGATAAAGGTCAAATGTTTATGCATGTGAAAGCTTTTGAAGCTTTAAACAAATCTAACGAATTACCTTGTAACGTTAAGTTTATGATTGAAGGTGAAGAAGAAATTGGTTCACCATCTTTAGTTAACTTCGTTAAAAACAATAAAGAGAAATTAAAAAACGACGTGATTTTAATTTCTGATACTTCAATGATTTCTAACGAGCAACCATCAATCTCAATTGGATTACGTGGATTATCTTATGTAGAAGTTGAAGTTAAAGGAGCTAATCGCGATATGCACTCAGGTGTTTATGGTGGTGCAGTTCCAAATCCATTGAATATTTTAGCTGGTATGATTGCTAAATTAATCAATGAAAAAGGAGAAATTACGATTCCAGGTTTTTACGATAATGTAATCGAATTAACGGAAGAAGAAAGAGCTGAAATGGCTAAAATCCCTTTCAACATTGATGATTACAAAAAATCAATTGGAATTGCTGACATTCAAGGTGAAGAAGGTTATACAACGATAGAAAGAACTTCTATTCGCCCAACTTTAGATGTTAATGGAATGTGGGGTGGTTACATTGGTGAAGGTGCAAAAACTGTTATTCCATCAATGGCTTATGCTAAAATTTCTATGCGTTTAGTTCCAGGTCAAGACCATGAAGATATTACACGCAAATTTGTAGAATATTTCCCTACTCTTGCTCCATCTTCTGTAGAAGTTGTAGTAAAACCTCATCACGGTGGTAAACCATATATTTTACCAACTACTGATAAAGGTTATATTGCTGCTAAAAAAGCTTTAGCTGAAACTTTTGAAAAAGAGGCTTTACCAGAAAGAGCTGGAGGATCAATTCCAATTGTAGCATTATTTGAAGAAGAATTAGGAACAAAATCTGTATTAATGGGATTCGGATTAAACTCTGATGTGATCCACTCTCCTAACGAACATTATGGTTTATTCAATTTCTATAAAGGAATTGAAACTATTCCATACTTCTTTAAATATTATACTGAAGAGTAAAATTTAATAATCGAATTATATATTTAATGCCTTAATTTTAATCGATTAAGGCATTTTTTAAATTAAAAAATGACTGATAAGAATTTTATAATTGTTGGTGCCGGAATTGCTGGATTATGCTTAGCCAAAGCATTTGAAGATTTAAATATTTCATACACTTTATATGAAAAAGCTGACGAAGTTCGTGGGATAGGTGCTGGTTTTGGATTAGCATCAAATGCAATGAAAGCATTTGAAATATTAGGTTATGAAGACAAAATTATTCCACTTGGCCACATGTTAGAAGATTTTGAAATTCAGAATTGGAAAGAAAAAACAATTTTAAAAGCTGATACCAACCGATTACGAAAGAATTACAATACTGATAATTTCGCAATACATCGTGCTGATTTACATCAATTTCTATATCAATCTATCGATGCAAAAAATGTAGTTGTAGGAAAAAAAGTTGTTGATTTACAACAAAATTACGAAAAGGTAATTCTATACTTTGATAATGAGACTTCAGTTACAGCTGATTTTGTAATCGCAGCTGATGGTATAGGTTCATCAATTAGACAAAAATTACTTCCTAAATCTACTCCAAAATACGCTGGCTATATTTGTTGGCGAGGTGTTATCAAAGATGAAAATTACAATACTAAAAAATCTATTGAAACGTGGGGATCAAATGGTCGTTTTGGATTGACTCCATTAAAAGACAATCAAATTTATTGGTATGCATGTAAAAATACTCCTCTAAACAGTGAAGTTTATCAATGGGATTTGACAGATATTAGAAGAAATTTTGCTGAATATTCTGGTATTATTCGTTCTACGCTTCAAAAAACAAAACAAGAAGATTTAATTACAACGCCAATTATGGATTTGGAACCAATTGCAGCTTATAAATATAATCGCATATTATTAATTGGAGATGCTGCGCATGCAACAACGCCTAACATGGGCCAAGGTGCTTGTATGGCTGTTGAAGATGTTTGTGTTTTGGTTGACGAATTAAATAGAAATCCTGATGATATTATTAAATGTTTTGAAAACTATAATAAAAGACGATTAAAAAGAACGCATTACATTATTCAAACTTCGAGATTAGCAGGAAAAGTCGCGCAATTAGAGAATAAATTTTTGACAACAATTCGTGATTTTACCTTTAGAAAATTACCAACTTCAATCGCACAAAGTCCATTAGATGATTTATTAGAACAAGATTTTATGAAAATTTAATTAAAAATCCATTTCTATTATTTTATCGTTTGTAACCAAATAGTTTTCAATTAATTCAAGATTATTTACTTTGTAAGTTATTTCAATAATACATGTAATATCATTTTCGTTTACGGTAATTGACCTTGAATTTACAGTTAAACAAAACTCACTTAAATCATTGATAATATGATTTTTAAAATCATAATTATCTCTGTTAAATTTAATGGAAATTATTTTAAAACTAGTTTTACTTATAAAGTTTTTAGAAATAAGATTTCCAAAAAATATGATTAAGAAACTACATATTAAAAACACAATTCCAATTAAATATTCTCCAAAACCGAATGACATTCCGATTGCAGCAGAAATCCAAATTATTCCAGCTGTAGTTAAACCATTTACATTAACACCATCTTTAAAAATTACACCTGCACCCAAAAAACCTATTCCACTAACAACATAAGACGCAATACGAGTCGCATCTTCAGAATCTCCTGCTCCTATTTTAAAGGATAATATCGTAAATAATGTACTACCCAAACAAATAATTGTTATCGTTTTAAAACCTGCAGATTTATCTTTAACTTCCCTTTCAATCCCTAATAATAAACCAGCAAATAAGGATAATATGATTTTAATTAAATCTTCATTTTCCCAATTTTTAATTATTACATCCCAATCCATAAATTATTTTTTCTAATTGCTAACAAAACAAAGACCATAAAATTTTTGATTTGATAAATTGGCTCGATTAAACAAATCTATGTCCTGAATTAAACATACAGACGTAGAATAAATAAAGACATTTGCGCTTTCAAATTATTTAAGATTTTCAATGGAACAAAAACTCTGGAACAAAAACTTTATAAATGTATGTTTAAGTTCTTTCTTCATATTCTCTAACTTTTATTTGTTAACTGCTACCATGCCAATTTATGTAAAAAACGATTTACAAGGTAGCGCAACACATATCAGTTTAATCGTTTCGTTGTATATTTTAGGAACTGTATTATTAAGACCATTTACTGGAAAATGGGCCGACCAGTACGGAAAAAGAAAAATTGCATTGGTGTTTTTAACCATATTTATCATTTGTAATCTTGTCTATTTAGGAACACAAGCGATCGTACCATTGTTAATTGTCCGATTTATAAATGGATTCGGATTTTCGGCCGCTACAACATCTACTGCTGCATTAGCAATGGATTGGATTCCATCAAAAAGAAAAGGAGAAGGAATTGGCTATTTTGGACTATTTATGAGCCTTGCAATGGTTGTAGGTCCAGCTTTAGGAATCTTTTTAGCTAATAATTTCGATTATTCAGTTTTATTAATTGTTGCTTCTATATTTGCAATTTTATCGATGATTTTTAGCTACTTTACAGCTGAAAAACCAATTAATGAACTAAAGCAAAATGATAAACCAAAAGTAAAAGGCATTGATCAATATATAGAACGAAAAGCTTTACCAATATGTTTTACAGCCTTTTTATTAGCATTTGCTTATAGTGCTATTGTTGCTTATATCGCGCTTTATTTCTCTGAAATTGGACAAGCTAAATATTCTATGTTTTTCTTTATTTGTTTGGCTTTAGTAATCATCCTTACTCGACCTAAAATTGGAAAAATTTATGACTCGAAAGGTTCAAATACATTAGTTTATCCAGGATTAACATTACTAATTATTGGCTTATTTATTGTTGGATTTTCAACAAATACAACAATTTTATTGGTTGCTGCTGGTATTATTGGTTTAGGTTATGGCGCTGTATTTCCGTCATTTCAAACCTTATGTATCTCTTCAGCAGAACCTGCTAGAGCTGGAACAGCATCTGCAACATTTTTCTTATTATACGACATTGGAA containing:
- the hemL gene encoding glutamate-1-semialdehyde 2,1-aminomutase, which gives rise to MLYQRSSALFADAQNYIPGGVNSPVRAFKSVGGTPIFISKAEGAYIYDEDGRDYVDYINSWGPMIIGHTHPEVLSATVEQMKKGFSFGTPTELETEIAKLITSVVPNVDMVRMVNSGTEACMSAIRLARGYTNRDKIVKFEGCYHGHSDSFLIKAGSGAATFGNPNSPGVTQGTAKDTLLAEYNNLESVKTLFEQNKGEIAAIIVEPIAGNMGCVVPKEGFLEGLRTLCTENGALLIFDEVMTGFRQAMGGAQERLNINADIVAFGKVIGGGFPVGAFAARKEIMSHLAPLGPVYQAGTLSGNPIAMRAGFTTLNIINNDRELFNRIDKTTEILDIEISKILAEKGIAHHTNRLGSMFSVFFTEDKDINNFNDVATKCNHETFNKFFHHLLSNQVYIAPSGYETWFISDAIKDAEINKTLEAVRSFEL
- a CDS encoding DUF4286 family protein, translated to MILYNTTFVVEDSVHDEWLPWFKETHINDYLNTKCFLGARLGQITSHAEPGFQTYSIQFFVNDDLTLDQFKNNFLSDIQQKSLEKFATKVLSFSTEMDHLGDFSL
- a CDS encoding dipeptidase, giving the protein MNNTQKFIQENKDRFLDELIELLKIPSISADTAYTQDVINTADLIAKYLTDAGADNVEICETEGFPVVYGEKIVDPTKPTVLVYGHYDVQPADPLELWESGPFEPVIKKTEIHPDGAIFARGSADDKGQMFMHVKAFEALNKSNELPCNVKFMIEGEEEIGSPSLVNFVKNNKEKLKNDVILISDTSMISNEQPSISIGLRGLSYVEVEVKGANRDMHSGVYGGAVPNPLNILAGMIAKLINEKGEITIPGFYDNVIELTEEERAEMAKIPFNIDDYKKSIGIADIQGEEGYTTIERTSIRPTLDVNGMWGGYIGEGAKTVIPSMAYAKISMRLVPGQDHEDITRKFVEYFPTLAPSSVEVVVKPHHGGKPYILPTTDKGYIAAKKALAETFEKEALPERAGGSIPIVALFEEELGTKSVLMGFGLNSDVIHSPNEHYGLFNFYKGIETIPYFFKYYTEE
- a CDS encoding FAD-dependent monooxygenase → MTDKNFIIVGAGIAGLCLAKAFEDLNISYTLYEKADEVRGIGAGFGLASNAMKAFEILGYEDKIIPLGHMLEDFEIQNWKEKTILKADTNRLRKNYNTDNFAIHRADLHQFLYQSIDAKNVVVGKKVVDLQQNYEKVILYFDNETSVTADFVIAADGIGSSIRQKLLPKSTPKYAGYICWRGVIKDENYNTKKSIETWGSNGRFGLTPLKDNQIYWYACKNTPLNSEVYQWDLTDIRRNFAEYSGIIRSTLQKTKQEDLITTPIMDLEPIAAYKYNRILLIGDAAHATTPNMGQGACMAVEDVCVLVDELNRNPDDIIKCFENYNKRRLKRTHYIIQTSRLAGKVAQLENKFLTTIRDFTFRKLPTSIAQSPLDDLLEQDFMKI
- a CDS encoding MgtC/SapB family protein, giving the protein MDWDVIIKNWENEDLIKIILSLFAGLLLGIEREVKDKSAGFKTITIICLGSTLFTILSFKIGAGDSEDATRIASYVVSGIGFLGAGVIFKDGVNVNGLTTAGIIWISAAIGMSFGFGEYLIGIVFLICSFLIIFFGNLISKNFISKTSFKIISIKFNRDNYDFKNHIINDLSEFCLTVNSRSITVNENDITCIIEITYKVNNLELIENYLVTNDKIIEMDF
- a CDS encoding MFS transporter, encoding MEQKLWNKNFINVCLSSFFIFSNFYLLTATMPIYVKNDLQGSATHISLIVSLYILGTVLLRPFTGKWADQYGKRKIALVFLTIFIICNLVYLGTQAIVPLLIVRFINGFGFSAATTSTAALAMDWIPSKRKGEGIGYFGLFMSLAMVVGPALGIFLANNFDYSVLLIVASIFAILSMIFSYFTAEKPINELKQNDKPKVKGIDQYIERKALPICFTAFLLAFAYSAIVAYIALYFSEIGQAKYSMFFFICLALVIILTRPKIGKIYDSKGSNTLVYPGLTLLIIGLFIVGFSTNTTILLVAAGIIGLGYGAVFPSFQTLCISSAEPARAGTASATFFLLYDIGIGLGSFVFGMISSNFGFKLTYFLAALIGLCCLVSYIFIINKKNNRNKIVIE